Proteins encoded in a region of the Mesoflavibacter profundi genome:
- the rplA gene encoding 50S ribosomal protein L1 yields MARLTKKLKEAQAKIEKDRLYSLEEASALVKEITNTKFDASVDIAVRLGVDPRKANQMVRGVVSLPHGTGKDVKVLALVTPDKEAEAKEAGADFVGLDEYLDKIKSGWTDVDVIITMPSVMGKLGPLGRILGPRGLMPNPKTGTVTMDIAKAVTEVKAGKIDFKVDKTGIVHASIGKASFTADKIAGNANELLTTLIKLKPTAAKGTYVKSIYMSSTMSPSIAIDTKIG; encoded by the coding sequence ATGGCAAGATTAACAAAGAAACTAAAAGAAGCTCAAGCTAAAATCGAGAAGGATAGATTATATTCTTTAGAAGAAGCTTCAGCTTTAGTAAAAGAAATAACAAATACTAAGTTTGATGCATCAGTTGATATAGCAGTTAGACTTGGTGTAGATCCAAGAAAAGCTAATCAAATGGTAAGAGGTGTTGTATCTCTTCCTCATGGAACAGGTAAGGACGTTAAAGTTCTTGCATTAGTAACTCCAGATAAAGAAGCAGAAGCTAAAGAAGCAGGTGCTGACTTTGTTGGATTAGACGAGTATTTAGATAAGATTAAAAGCGGTTGGACTGACGTTGATGTAATTATAACAATGCCAAGCGTTATGGGTAAGTTAGGTCCGTTAGGACGTATTTTAGGTCCAAGAGGATTAATGCCTAACCCTAAAACAGGTACAGTAACTATGGATATTGCAAAAGCAGTAACTGAAGTAAAAGCTGGTAAAATCGATTTTAAAGTTGATAAAACTGGTATCGTACATGCATCTATAGGGAAAGCATCTTTTACTGCAGATAAAATTGCAGGAAATGCAAACGAATTATTAACAACATTAATTAAACTTAAACCTACAGCAGCAAAAGGTACTTATGTAAAAAGTATTTACATGTCAAGTACTATGAGCCCAAGTATTGCAATTGATACTAAAATTGGTTAA
- the rplK gene encoding 50S ribosomal protein L11 gives MAKELGKVVKLQVRGGAANPSPPVGPALGAAGVNIMEFCKQFNARTQDKAGKVLPVVISVYKDKSFDFVIKTPPAAVQLLEAAKVKKGSGEPHVRKVAKVSWDQIRTIAEDKMQDLNAFTIDSAMRMIAGTARSMGITVKGGDAPN, from the coding sequence ATGGCAAAAGAATTAGGTAAAGTAGTTAAACTACAAGTTAGGGGAGGTGCAGCGAACCCATCGCCACCGGTTGGACCCGCTTTAGGTGCTGCTGGAGTTAATATCATGGAGTTCTGTAAGCAGTTTAATGCTAGAACACAAGATAAAGCTGGTAAAGTATTACCAGTTGTGATATCTGTTTACAAAGACAAGTCTTTTGATTTTGTAATTAAGACACCACCTGCAGCAGTTCAATTATTAGAAGCGGCCAAAGTAAAAAAAGGTTCAGGAGAACCTCATGTAAGAAAAGTAGCAAAAGTTTCTTGGGATCAAATCAGAACTATAGCTGAAGATAAAATGCAAGATTTAAATGCGTTTACTATTGATTCAGCAATGAGAATGATTGCTGGTACTGCAAGATCTATGGGTATAACTGTTAAAGGTGGAGATGCACCAAATTAA
- the nusG gene encoding transcription termination/antitermination protein NusG gives MAEVGEKKWYVVRAVSGQENKVKTYIENEIARLGLQDYVEQVLVPTEKVVQIRNGKKINKEKVYFSGYIMIKANLTGEVPHIIKSVTNVIGFLGATKGGDPLPLRQSEVNRMLGKVDELTVDADVNVAIPYTIGETVKVIDGPFNGFDGTIENINEEKRKLEVMVKIFGRKTPLELSYMQVEKI, from the coding sequence ATGGCTGAAGTAGGAGAGAAAAAATGGTATGTTGTAAGAGCAGTTAGTGGACAAGAAAATAAAGTTAAGACTTACATTGAAAACGAAATAGCTAGACTAGGTTTACAAGATTATGTAGAACAAGTTTTAGTTCCAACTGAAAAGGTTGTTCAGATTCGTAATGGAAAAAAAATAAACAAAGAGAAAGTTTATTTTAGTGGTTACATAATGATTAAAGCTAACTTAACAGGAGAAGTTCCTCACATTATTAAATCTGTTACAAATGTTATAGGTTTTTTAGGAGCTACTAAAGGAGGTGATCCTTTACCATTAAGACAGTCTGAAGTAAATAGAATGTTAGGTAAGGTTGATGAGCTTACAGTAGATGCTGATGTTAATGTAGCGATACCTTACACTATCGGAGAAACTGTAAAGGTTATTGATGGTCCATTTAATGGTTTTGATGGTACTATCGAAAATATAAATGAAGAAAAACGTAAACTTGAAGTAATGGTTAAGATTTTTGGAAGAAAAACTCCATTAGAATTAAGTTATATGCAAGTAGAGAAGATTTAA
- the secE gene encoding preprotein translocase subunit SecE, translated as MAGVVNYIKESFTELKNNVSWTPWAEAQSLTILVAVFSIIFSLAIWGVDTVFSKVITLYFNLING; from the coding sequence ATGGCTGGAGTAGTTAATTATATAAAAGAATCTTTTACAGAACTTAAGAATAATGTAAGTTGGACTCCTTGGGCAGAAGCTCAAAGTTTAACAATTCTTGTAGCTGTATTTTCAATCATTTTTTCACTAGCTATTTGGGGAGTAGATACAGTTTTTAGTAAAGTGATTACACTTTATTTTAATCTAATAAACGGATAG
- the tuf gene encoding elongation factor Tu: MAKATFDRSKPHLNIGTIGHVDHGKTTLTAAITKVLADAGLSEARDFDTIDNAPEEKERGITINTSHVEYQTANRHYAHVDCPGHADYVKNMVTGAAQMDGAILVVAATDGPMPQTREHILLGRQVGIPRIVVFLNKVDMVDDAELLELVDMEVRELLSFYEYDGDNGPVISGSALGALNGEQKWVDTVMELMNAVDEWIEEPVRDMDKPFLMPIEDVFSITGRGTVATGRIETGVANTGDPVEIIGMGAEKLTSTITGIEMFRQILDRGEAGDNAGILLRGIEKTQISRGMVITKPGSVTPHKNFKAEVYILKKEEGGRHTPFHNNYRPQFYVRTTDVTGTISLPDGVEMVMPGDNLTITVELIQPIAMNVGLRFAIREGGRTVGAGQVTEILD; the protein is encoded by the coding sequence ATGGCAAAGGCAACTTTTGATCGTTCAAAACCACACTTAAATATTGGTACTATTGGACACGTAGATCACGGTAAAACAACTTTAACTGCTGCTATTACTAAAGTATTAGCTGATGCAGGTTTATCAGAAGCAAGAGATTTCGATACTATCGATAACGCTCCAGAAGAAAAAGAAAGAGGTATTACAATTAATACTTCTCACGTAGAATATCAAACAGCTAATCGTCACTATGCACACGTTGACTGTCCTGGTCACGCCGATTATGTAAAGAACATGGTAACTGGTGCTGCTCAAATGGATGGTGCTATTTTAGTAGTAGCTGCAACAGATGGTCCAATGCCACAAACTCGTGAGCACATCTTATTAGGTCGTCAGGTAGGTATTCCTCGTATCGTTGTTTTCTTAAACAAAGTTGATATGGTTGATGATGCTGAGCTTTTAGAGTTAGTAGATATGGAAGTTAGAGAATTATTATCTTTCTACGAATATGATGGTGATAATGGTCCTGTTATTTCTGGTTCTGCATTAGGAGCTTTAAATGGTGAGCAAAAGTGGGTGGATACTGTAATGGAGTTAATGAATGCTGTAGATGAGTGGATTGAAGAGCCAGTGCGTGATATGGATAAGCCTTTCTTAATGCCTATCGAAGATGTGTTCTCTATTACTGGTCGTGGTACAGTAGCTACTGGACGTATTGAAACTGGTGTTGCTAACACAGGTGATCCTGTTGAGATTATCGGTATGGGAGCAGAGAAATTAACTTCTACTATTACAGGTATCGAGATGTTCCGTCAAATATTAGATAGAGGAGAAGCTGGTGATAATGCTGGTATTTTATTAAGAGGTATTGAAAAGACTCAAATCTCTAGAGGAATGGTTATTACTAAGCCAGGATCTGTAACTCCTCACAAAAATTTCAAAGCAGAGGTTTATATCCTTAAAAAAGAAGAAGGTGGACGTCATACTCCATTCCATAACAATTATCGTCCTCAGTTCTACGTGCGTACTACAGACGTTACAGGAACTATTTCTTTACCAGATGGAGTAGAGATGGTAATGCCAGGAGATAACTTAACTATCACTGTTGAGTTAATTCAACCAATTGCAATGAACGTAGGTTTACGTTTCGCTATCCGTGAAGGTGGTAGAACAGTTGGTGCTGGTCAGGTAACTGAAATTTTAGACTAA
- the hpf gene encoding ribosome hibernation-promoting factor, HPF/YfiA family yields MKVNTQAVNFNAKPQLLEFIQNKMNKLDHFYDKVIQTEVYLKVENTTNNLNKIFEAKINIPGESLMVKKQCKTFEEGVDTAISTLKRQLQKRKQKLRA; encoded by the coding sequence ATGAAGGTAAACACACAAGCAGTAAATTTTAATGCAAAGCCACAATTGCTAGAGTTTATACAAAACAAGATGAATAAATTAGATCATTTTTATGATAAAGTCATCCAAACAGAAGTTTATTTAAAGGTTGAAAACACAACAAATAATTTAAATAAAATTTTTGAAGCAAAAATTAATATACCAGGAGAAAGTTTAATGGTAAAAAAACAATGTAAGACATTTGAAGAAGGAGTAGATACCGCAATTTCAACATTAAAAAGGCAATTACAAAAACGAAAACAAAAATTACGAGCATAA
- a CDS encoding tyrosine-type recombinase/integrase gives MLLKTFLEYLLLEKKYSQLTVTAYKKDISAFQQYLEDSTSNKDLKEVSYQDIRQWIIHMVNLGMSNRTVNRKVSALNSFYKYLIKIEEISSNPLSTHKALKTSKKNQIPFSETEINAVLNTISHAQTFEGARNKLIIELFYATGIRRIELINIKLKDIDLENKTVKILGKRNKERLIPLIQTIITSINQYLNYRDQLENSNQCDYLLVTQKGVKLYETLVYRIIKDYFSVVTSKIKKSPHILRHSFATHLLNKGAEINAVKELLGHSSLAATQVYTHNSIAQLKKVYQKAHPRSKK, from the coding sequence ATGCTTTTAAAAACATTCTTAGAATATCTGTTATTAGAAAAAAAATACTCTCAATTAACAGTAACTGCATATAAAAAAGACATATCTGCATTCCAACAATATCTTGAAGATTCAACATCAAACAAAGACTTAAAAGAAGTCAGCTATCAAGATATTAGACAGTGGATAATACATATGGTAAATTTAGGAATGTCCAACCGAACTGTTAACAGGAAGGTTTCCGCACTAAACAGTTTTTATAAATATTTAATAAAGATTGAAGAAATAAGCTCTAACCCATTATCTACTCACAAAGCATTAAAGACAAGTAAAAAAAATCAAATCCCTTTTTCCGAAACAGAAATAAATGCAGTATTAAATACAATAAGTCATGCACAAACATTCGAAGGAGCAAGAAATAAATTAATAATAGAATTATTTTATGCAACAGGAATAAGAAGAATAGAACTAATAAACATCAAATTAAAAGACATTGATTTAGAAAATAAAACAGTAAAAATATTAGGAAAAAGAAATAAAGAAAGATTAATTCCATTAATACAAACAATCATAACAAGTATAAATCAATATTTAAACTATCGTGATCAACTAGAAAATTCAAATCAATGCGACTATCTTTTGGTAACCCAAAAAGGTGTTAAACTTTATGAAACCTTAGTTTATCGAATAATAAAAGACTACTTTAGTGTAGTGACAAGTAAGATTAAAAAAAGTCCGCATATACTTAGACATTCGTTTGCTACACATCTTTTAAATAAAGGAGCAGAAATTAATGCTGTAAAAGAATTATTAGGGCATTCATCACTAGCTGCAACCCAAGTCTATACACATAATAGTATAGCACAATTAAAAAAAGTGTATCAAAAAGCACATCCAAGAAGTAAAAAATAA
- the rpsU gene encoding 30S ribosomal protein S21, translating into MLIIPLKEGENIERALKRYKRKFDKTGTRKSLYGRKQFTKPSIEKRAQIQKAQYVQRLKDQESI; encoded by the coding sequence ATGTTAATAATTCCATTAAAAGAAGGAGAGAATATAGAAAGAGCGTTAAAGCGTTACAAGCGTAAGTTTGATAAAACAGGAACGCGTAAATCTTTATATGGTCGTAAGCAATTTACAAAACCATCTATAGAAAAAAGAGCACAAATACAAAAAGCACAATATGTACAAAGATTAAAAGATCAAGAATCTATTTAA